In Deinococcus sedimenti, a single genomic region encodes these proteins:
- a CDS encoding S8 family serine peptidase, whose translation MKHTRSILAATLALSLAACSQQTATPVAAPEASTPADAVAGAYLVGFKQGNLSSQSVTEQAAVQAQAIAAAGGIMTSQWVDISAAAVKLDAAALAKLRANPSVEYVEPDYIRTAQGFKGGATDSKVSTGLSAQGLTAQALYAPNGEFTWGDNALRVQNLRASGYTGTGVAVCVGDTGIDGNHPEFQRKLKGFKNFVTTEANRNDPYALNDVSHHGTHVSGTIFAQLGAGTGASGTLSGMDANGVVGVATGVNLYMARVLGNTGSGSSSGIINGVNWCAAQLKSQGGTENKVVISLSLGGGSKSQTEQRAYTSVWNKGALTIAATGNDGAAVSYPAAYTEVVGIGAVDSNLAKADFSNFGTQVDLVGPGVDVISTVPLGQGSQALASGGGVNFTEVKAADLTGKGSFTGNIVAAGGTNNEFCGTTTRNAALAGNIALIARGTCSFEEKTANAVASGAKAVMIYNNAAGALGMTLTNSYTVPVVGILQADGQALLTKLPTTGTAAVTSADYESYNGTSMATPHVSAAAAVVWAAKPTLTNTQLLSLLTSTAKDLGTAGKDNNFGFGLVDPLKAITGQ comes from the coding sequence ATGAAGCACACCCGTTCCATCCTGGCCGCCACCCTCGCCCTGAGCCTCGCCGCCTGCAGCCAGCAGACGGCCACCCCCGTCGCCGCCCCCGAGGCCAGCACCCCCGCTGACGCCGTCGCTGGCGCGTACCTCGTGGGCTTCAAGCAGGGCAATCTCAGCAGCCAGAGCGTGACGGAACAGGCCGCCGTGCAGGCCCAGGCCATTGCCGCCGCGGGCGGGATCATGACCAGCCAGTGGGTGGACATCAGCGCCGCCGCCGTGAAACTCGACGCCGCCGCGCTCGCCAAACTGCGCGCCAACCCCAGCGTCGAGTACGTCGAACCCGACTACATCCGCACCGCGCAGGGCTTCAAGGGTGGCGCCACCGACAGCAAGGTCAGCACCGGCCTGAGCGCCCAGGGCCTCACCGCGCAGGCGCTGTACGCCCCCAACGGCGAGTTCACCTGGGGTGACAACGCACTGCGCGTCCAGAACCTCCGCGCCAGTGGCTACACCGGCACCGGCGTCGCCGTGTGCGTCGGCGACACCGGCATCGACGGCAACCACCCCGAATTCCAGCGGAAACTCAAGGGCTTCAAGAACTTCGTCACCACCGAAGCCAACCGCAACGACCCCTACGCCCTGAACGACGTGTCCCACCACGGCACGCACGTGTCCGGCACGATCTTCGCGCAGCTGGGTGCGGGCACCGGCGCCAGCGGCACCCTGAGCGGCATGGATGCCAACGGCGTGGTCGGCGTCGCCACCGGCGTGAACCTGTACATGGCCCGCGTACTGGGCAACACCGGCTCCGGCAGCAGCAGCGGCATCATCAACGGCGTGAACTGGTGCGCCGCGCAGCTCAAGAGCCAGGGCGGCACCGAGAACAAGGTCGTCATCAGCCTCTCCCTGGGCGGCGGCAGCAAGAGCCAGACCGAGCAGCGCGCCTACACCAGCGTCTGGAACAAGGGCGCCCTGACCATCGCCGCGACCGGCAACGACGGCGCCGCCGTCTCCTACCCCGCCGCGTACACCGAAGTGGTCGGCATCGGCGCCGTGGACAGCAACCTCGCCAAGGCGGACTTCAGCAACTTCGGCACGCAGGTCGACCTGGTCGGGCCCGGCGTGGACGTCATCAGCACCGTGCCCCTGGGCCAGGGCAGCCAGGCGCTCGCCTCCGGCGGCGGCGTGAACTTCACCGAGGTGAAAGCCGCCGACCTGACCGGCAAGGGCAGCTTCACCGGGAACATCGTCGCGGCAGGCGGCACCAACAACGAGTTCTGCGGCACCACGACCCGCAACGCCGCCCTGGCCGGGAACATCGCCCTGATCGCCCGCGGCACCTGCTCCTTCGAGGAGAAGACCGCCAACGCCGTCGCCAGCGGCGCCAAGGCCGTCATGATCTACAACAACGCCGCGGGCGCCCTGGGCATGACCCTCACCAACAGCTACACCGTGCCCGTCGTCGGCATCCTCCAGGCGGACGGCCAGGCCCTGCTGACCAAGCTGCCCACCACCGGTACCGCCGCCGTCACCAGCGCCGACTACGAGTCCTACAACGGCACCAGCATGGCCACCCCCCACGTCAGCGCCGCCGCCGCGGTCGTCTGGGCCGCCAAGCCCACCCTGACGAACACCCAGCTGCTCAGCCTGCTGACCAGCACCGCCAAGGACCTCGGCACCGCCGGGAAGGACAACAACTTCGGGTTCGGTCTGGTCGACCCCCTGAAAGCCATCACCGGCCAGTAA
- a CDS encoding TVP38/TMEM64 family protein: MTAARHSTRSLRWLILGGVVAVLTSVALLPDVRAFLITAFGALTSRDPSVTRAFVDSLGWAGPLALVAGFVLQAVLPVLPAVVLIAVTTRAYGPYEGFLLVYVGTMLGAAAGYGLGRVLGDTLIRTLVGERTRVKVHEFVERHGIQGVLMIRLMPVLSADVMNLVAGAARMEFRPFMLATAAGALPVTALVVWLSESGERLLWGMIILSAVVATVAAGRALIRRRRAGRSLG; this comes from the coding sequence ATGACTGCCGCGCGCCACTCCACCCGCTCCCTGCGCTGGCTGATCCTGGGCGGTGTCGTCGCCGTCCTGACCAGCGTGGCCCTGCTGCCGGACGTGCGCGCCTTCCTGATCACGGCCTTCGGCGCGCTGACCAGCCGCGACCCGTCCGTCACCCGCGCGTTCGTGGACAGCCTCGGCTGGGCCGGACCGCTGGCCCTGGTGGCCGGCTTCGTGCTGCAGGCCGTGCTGCCCGTCCTGCCGGCCGTCGTCCTGATTGCCGTCACCACCCGCGCCTACGGGCCCTACGAGGGATTCCTGCTCGTGTACGTCGGCACGATGCTGGGCGCCGCCGCCGGGTACGGCCTGGGCCGCGTGCTGGGCGACACCCTGATCCGCACGCTGGTCGGCGAGCGGACCAGGGTGAAAGTTCACGAGTTCGTCGAACGGCACGGCATCCAGGGCGTCCTGATGATCCGCCTGATGCCGGTCCTGTCCGCCGACGTCATGAACCTCGTGGCCGGAGCGGCCCGCATGGAATTCCGGCCCTTCATGCTCGCCACGGCCGCCGGGGCGCTGCCCGTCACGGCGCTCGTCGTGTGGCTGTCCGAGAGCGGCGAGCGGCTGCTGTGGGGCATGATCATCCTCTCGGCCGTCGTCGCGACCGTCGCCGCTGGACGCGCCCTGATCCGGCGCCGCCGCGCCGGGCGCTCACTCGGGTAA
- a CDS encoding MBL fold metallo-hydrolase: MNPGTPHASLTFLGTGDSKGVPRFWCDCPVCQEARAGGVNRRGRTATLLRVPLTAGGEGTALLDAGPDTHAALARLPGPLVPDVVLITHAHNDHILGLGDLLDYVRYASGKLRIYAPPEVVPALADRFPYAFRGGSPVQPIPDAGVTVGDVTLRLFRVPHGANGESHAIRLDAPHWRAAVITDAIDVPTDTAQAWLSDLDLLVLGTSFEDEGDVPHRGRSVYDVREALNLPWARSARRVILTHLSHGVDVRRAHLLPPDWAFAQDDLRVPLPCPARV, encoded by the coding sequence GTGAACCCCGGCACTCCACACGCCTCCCTGACGTTCCTGGGCACCGGCGACAGCAAGGGCGTGCCGCGCTTCTGGTGCGACTGCCCCGTCTGCCAGGAGGCCCGCGCGGGAGGCGTGAACCGCCGGGGCCGCACCGCCACGCTGCTGCGCGTGCCGCTGACCGCTGGCGGCGAGGGCACCGCGCTGCTCGACGCCGGGCCGGACACGCACGCCGCGCTGGCCCGCCTGCCCGGCCCCCTGGTGCCGGACGTGGTGCTGATCACCCACGCGCACAACGACCACATCCTGGGCCTGGGCGACCTGCTCGACTACGTGCGGTACGCCAGTGGGAAACTGCGGATCTACGCCCCCCCGGAGGTCGTCCCCGCGCTCGCGGACCGCTTCCCGTACGCCTTCCGGGGCGGCTCCCCGGTGCAGCCCATCCCGGACGCGGGCGTGACCGTGGGGGACGTGACCCTGCGCCTCTTCCGGGTGCCGCACGGCGCGAACGGTGAGAGCCACGCCATCCGCCTCGACGCGCCCCACTGGCGGGCCGCCGTGATCACCGACGCCATCGACGTGCCCACGGACACCGCACAGGCGTGGCTCAGTGATCTGGACCTGCTCGTACTCGGCACCTCGTTCGAGGACGAGGGCGACGTCCCCCACCGCGGACGCAGCGTGTACGACGTCCGCGAAGCCCTGAACCTCCCGTGGGCGCGCTCGGCCCGGCGGGTGATCCTCACGCACCTGTCGCACGGCGTGGACGTCCGTCGCGCGCACCTCCTGCCGCCGGACTGGGCGTTCGCGCAGGACGATCTGCGAGTACCCCTGCCGTGTCCCGCACGAGTGTGA
- a CDS encoding MgtC/SapB family protein produces the protein MDWTDTLAQLKLMIGPAVAALLTGLIGWERQAHRAGAGLRTHMLVGISAAVFVVLAEALILQFGDGNAAVRFDLIGLLAAVVSGVSFLGAGTIFSGGQDGQTRGLTTAASLLASSGVGVACGLHLYVFALGITLLFLFVLRPLHHLERGRTDGET, from the coding sequence ATGGACTGGACTGACACCCTCGCGCAGCTGAAGCTGATGATCGGCCCGGCTGTGGCCGCTCTGCTGACCGGCCTGATCGGGTGGGAACGCCAGGCGCACCGCGCCGGGGCCGGGCTGCGCACCCACATGCTGGTCGGCATCAGCGCCGCCGTGTTCGTCGTCCTGGCCGAGGCACTGATCCTTCAGTTCGGGGACGGGAACGCAGCCGTACGCTTCGACCTGATCGGCCTGCTGGCCGCCGTGGTCAGCGGCGTGAGTTTCCTGGGGGCCGGAACCATCTTCTCGGGTGGTCAGGACGGCCAGACGCGCGGCCTGACCACCGCTGCCAGCCTGCTGGCCAGTTCAGGGGTGGGCGTCGCCTGCGGACTCCACCTATACGTGTTTGCACTGGGCATCACCCTGCTATTCCTGTTCGTCCTGCGGCCCCTGCACCATCTGGAGAGGGGCCGCACTGATGGGGAAACCTGA
- a CDS encoding cold-shock protein — protein sequence MAVGKVKWFNAEKGYGFIQTEGSPDVFAHFSAIQASGFKKLNEGDEVEFEIEEGQRGKGPQAKNIVVTKAAPVSDYGGGAGARRNDRW from the coding sequence ATGGCAGTAGGTAAAGTGAAATGGTTCAACGCGGAAAAAGGCTACGGCTTCATTCAGACCGAAGGTAGCCCCGACGTGTTCGCGCACTTCAGCGCGATCCAGGCCAGCGGCTTCAAGAAGCTGAACGAAGGCGACGAAGTCGAGTTCGAGATCGAGGAAGGCCAGCGCGGCAAAGGCCCCCAGGCCAAGAACATCGTCGTGACCAAGGCGGCCCCCGTCAGCGATTACGGCGGCGGCGCCGGCGCCCGTCGCAACGACCGCTGGTAA
- a CDS encoding proline dehydrogenase family protein, which yields MIDQLYRKVVLTVAGQKAIENAVRARGWGMAQRFVAGETPQTAIQAVHDLNKDGIMANLDLLGEFIESPAQCTQFADNVITMLDAAHADGITPYVSIKLSSVGQGKTVDGEDLGLTNARRIIRRAKEYGGFVCLDMEDHPRVDQTLAQFRTLVGEFGGQHVGTVLQSYLYRTEEDRASLDDLKPNLRIVKGAYLEPETVAYPQKADVDAAYRRLVYAHMQAGNYVNVATHDESIIHDVQMYALAHGISKDAFEFQMLYGIRRDLQRNLAAAGYRVRAYIPYGRDWYPYFSRRIAETPRNAMFVLRGMLKG from the coding sequence ATGATCGACCAGCTGTACCGCAAAGTCGTCCTGACCGTCGCCGGGCAGAAAGCCATCGAGAACGCCGTCCGCGCCCGCGGCTGGGGCATGGCCCAGCGTTTCGTCGCCGGGGAAACCCCCCAGACCGCCATCCAGGCCGTGCACGACCTGAACAAGGACGGCATCATGGCGAACCTCGACCTGCTGGGTGAATTCATCGAGAGCCCCGCGCAGTGCACGCAGTTCGCCGACAACGTCATCACCATGCTCGACGCCGCGCACGCCGACGGCATCACCCCCTACGTCAGCATCAAGCTGTCCAGCGTCGGCCAGGGCAAAACCGTGGACGGTGAGGACCTGGGTCTCACGAACGCCCGGCGCATCATCCGCCGCGCCAAGGAATACGGCGGCTTCGTGTGCCTCGACATGGAAGACCACCCCCGCGTCGACCAGACCCTCGCGCAGTTCCGCACCCTCGTCGGCGAATTCGGCGGGCAGCACGTCGGCACCGTCCTCCAGAGCTACCTGTACCGGACCGAGGAAGACCGCGCCAGCCTGGACGACCTGAAGCCCAACCTCCGCATCGTGAAGGGCGCGTACCTGGAACCCGAAACGGTCGCGTACCCGCAGAAAGCCGACGTGGACGCCGCGTACCGCCGCCTCGTGTACGCCCACATGCAGGCCGGGAACTACGTGAACGTCGCCACGCACGACGAGAGCATCATCCACGACGTACAGATGTACGCCCTCGCGCACGGCATCAGCAAGGACGCCTTCGAATTCCAGATGCTGTACGGCATCCGCCGCGACCTGCAACGCAACCTCGCCGCCGCCGGGTACCGCGTCCGCGCGTACATCCCCTACGGCCGCGACTGGTACCCCTACTTCAGCCGCCGCATCGCCGAAACGCCCCGCAACGCCATGTTCGTGCTGCGCGGCATGCTCAAAGGCTGA
- the pruA gene encoding L-glutamate gamma-semialdehyde dehydrogenase — MIKVQEYRPQSFIDFTKEENVKAYQDALKKVRAELVGKYYPMVINGERVDTAEKLTSLNPCDTNEVVGTTAKATIEDAERALQGAWAAFESWKKWDMDARARVLLKAAAILKRRRLEACALMSIEVGKNYAEADVEVAEAIDFLEYYARSAMKYSGFGSSETTWFEGEENGLMSIPLGVGVSISPWNFPCAIFIGMAAAPIVVGNCVIVKPAEDAGLIAGFMVDIMLEAGLPAGVLQFLPGVGREIGEYLTTHAKTRFITFTGSRAVGLHINEVAAKVQPGQKWIKRVIMELGGKDGMIVDETADLDVAVTAAVQGAFGFNGQKCSAMSRLIVVDSVYDDVVNAFVERAGALKVGTGEENANVTAVVNQMSFDKIKGYLEIAPDEGKVLLGGAATGEAHGKQGYYVQPTIVGDVKRESRLAQEEIFGPVVSVIRARDWQDALDIANSTEYGLTGGVCSASRERLEQARAEFEVGNLYFNRKITGAIVGVQPFGGYNMSGTDSKAGGPDYLANFMQLKTVTERW, encoded by the coding sequence ATGATCAAAGTTCAGGAGTACCGCCCGCAGAGCTTCATCGATTTCACGAAAGAAGAGAACGTCAAGGCCTACCAGGACGCGCTGAAGAAGGTGCGTGCGGAACTGGTCGGGAAGTACTACCCCATGGTCATCAATGGCGAGCGGGTGGACACGGCGGAGAAGCTGACCAGCCTGAACCCCTGCGACACGAATGAAGTGGTGGGCACGACGGCGAAGGCGACGATCGAGGATGCCGAGCGTGCCCTGCAGGGCGCGTGGGCGGCGTTCGAGAGCTGGAAGAAGTGGGACATGGACGCCCGCGCGCGGGTGCTGCTGAAGGCGGCCGCGATCCTGAAGCGTCGCCGCCTGGAGGCGTGCGCGCTGATGAGCATCGAGGTCGGGAAGAACTACGCCGAGGCTGACGTGGAGGTGGCGGAGGCGATCGATTTCCTGGAGTACTACGCGCGTAGCGCCATGAAGTACTCGGGCTTCGGGAGCAGCGAGACGACGTGGTTCGAGGGTGAGGAGAACGGCCTGATGAGTATCCCGCTGGGGGTGGGCGTGAGCATCAGCCCGTGGAACTTCCCGTGCGCGATCTTCATCGGGATGGCCGCCGCGCCGATCGTGGTGGGGAACTGCGTGATCGTGAAGCCCGCCGAGGACGCGGGGCTGATCGCGGGGTTCATGGTGGACATCATGCTGGAGGCCGGGCTGCCCGCCGGGGTGCTCCAGTTCCTGCCGGGCGTGGGCAGGGAGATCGGCGAGTACCTGACGACGCACGCGAAGACGCGCTTCATCACGTTCACGGGGAGCCGCGCGGTGGGCCTGCACATCAACGAGGTGGCGGCGAAGGTGCAGCCCGGCCAGAAGTGGATCAAGCGCGTGATCATGGAACTCGGCGGGAAGGACGGCATGATCGTGGACGAAACGGCCGATCTGGACGTGGCGGTGACGGCGGCGGTGCAGGGCGCGTTCGGGTTCAACGGGCAGAAGTGCAGCGCCATGAGCCGCCTGATCGTGGTGGACAGCGTGTACGACGACGTGGTGAATGCCTTCGTGGAGCGCGCCGGGGCCCTGAAGGTCGGGACGGGTGAGGAGAACGCGAACGTCACGGCAGTCGTGAACCAGATGAGCTTCGACAAGATCAAAGGCTACCTGGAGATCGCCCCCGACGAGGGCAAGGTGCTGCTGGGCGGCGCGGCGACCGGCGAGGCGCACGGGAAGCAGGGGTACTACGTGCAGCCGACCATCGTGGGTGACGTGAAACGCGAGTCGCGTCTGGCGCAGGAGGAGATCTTCGGGCCGGTCGTGTCGGTCATCCGCGCGCGGGACTGGCAGGACGCGCTGGATATCGCGAACAGCACCGAGTACGGCCTGACGGGCGGCGTGTGCAGCGCCAGCCGGGAGCGTCTGGAGCAGGCCCGCGCGGAGTTCGAGGTGGGGAACCTGTACTTCAACCGCAAGATCACCGGGGCGATCGTGGGGGTGCAGCCGTTCGGCGGGTACAACATGAGCGGCACGGACAGCAAGGCGGGCGGCCCGGACTACCTGGCGAACTTCATGCAGCTGAAGACCGTGACGGAACGCTGGTAG
- the hpt gene encoding hypoxanthine phosphoribosyltransferase, whose product MSLAPGNGPVQINEQQVQARIQEIAAKIREDYRGIEPHLICVLNGAFMFHTDLVRALGMPCTIDFLQASSYGNAKQSSGEVRIVKDLQFPISDRHVILVEDIVDTGITMNYLLHYLEGRGPKTLKIAALLSKPSRRKVEIPVEYLGFTIPDAFVYGYGLDRAQFDRNLPFITSQE is encoded by the coding sequence ATGAGTCTCGCCCCCGGCAACGGCCCCGTTCAGATCAACGAGCAGCAGGTTCAGGCCCGCATTCAGGAAATCGCGGCGAAGATCCGCGAGGACTACCGGGGCATCGAACCTCACCTGATCTGCGTCCTGAACGGCGCGTTCATGTTCCACACCGACCTCGTCCGCGCGCTGGGCATGCCCTGCACCATCGACTTCCTGCAGGCCAGCTCCTACGGGAACGCCAAGCAGAGCAGCGGCGAGGTCCGCATCGTCAAGGACCTGCAGTTCCCCATCAGTGACCGCCACGTGATCCTCGTGGAGGACATCGTGGACACCGGCATCACCATGAACTACCTGCTGCACTACCTGGAAGGGCGCGGACCGAAGACGCTGAAGATCGCGGCGCTGCTCAGCAAGCCCAGCCGCCGCAAGGTCGAGATTCCCGTCGAGTACCTGGGATTCACGATTCCCGACGCGTTCGTGTACGGGTACGGCCTGGACCGCGCGCAGTTCGACCGGAACCTGCCGTTCATCACCAGCCAGGAGTAA
- a CDS encoding GntR family transcriptional regulator, translated as MTSFERPTLVRDGVYDHLRRAVLDGDLAPGERLGEVELGAQLGVSRTPIREALMRLTQDGLLVAEANKGVRVRTLSAAEARDTYVVREELDGLAAALAAQHHTPADADALRAALNELHAAPGSDYRAQTRLDLAFHRAITHAAHNAALSDLNRDLEQRVALIKHQTRTYNAHPQTDAQHAALLDAILARDHDAARDAARTHVRTFAALVLNDLQPRSTP; from the coding sequence ATGACCTCCTTCGAGCGCCCCACCCTGGTCCGCGACGGCGTGTACGACCACCTGCGCCGCGCCGTGCTGGACGGCGACCTCGCCCCCGGCGAACGCCTGGGCGAGGTGGAACTCGGCGCGCAGCTCGGCGTGTCCCGCACCCCCATCCGCGAGGCCCTGATGCGCCTCACGCAGGACGGCCTGCTCGTCGCCGAGGCGAACAAGGGCGTGCGCGTCCGCACCCTGAGTGCCGCCGAGGCCCGCGACACCTACGTCGTCCGCGAGGAACTCGACGGACTGGCCGCCGCCCTCGCCGCGCAGCATCACACGCCCGCCGACGCCGACGCCCTGCGCGCCGCCCTGAATGAGCTGCACGCCGCGCCCGGCAGCGACTACCGCGCCCAGACCCGACTGGACCTCGCGTTCCACCGCGCCATCACGCACGCCGCGCACAACGCCGCCCTGAGCGACCTGAACCGCGACCTCGAACAGCGCGTCGCCCTGATCAAGCACCAGACCCGCACGTACAACGCCCACCCGCAGACCGACGCGCAGCACGCCGCGCTGCTGGACGCCATTCTCGCCCGTGACCACGACGCCGCGCGGGACGCCGCCCGCACGCACGTCCGTACCTTCGCCGCCCTCGTCCTGAACGACCTTCAACCCAGGAGCACCCCATGA
- the trpC gene encoding indole-3-glycerol phosphate synthase TrpC, giving the protein MSDGPRPPVPLNLDRVPGVLGRIVHERAADYAGADPTLGGARPRTHRFEAALRQPGLSLIAEVKRASPSQGAIAPLDPLDAALAYQAGGARAISVLTEPRHFDGTAQALRDVVGGVAVPALRKDFVVHPAMLREAAEWGASAALLMVSVLHEATAEYLHMAHHLGLDALVEVHDERELDIALEAGAPIIGVNNRDLTTLHIDLAVSPRLIRRARDAGFTGVLVAESGYRTPQDLGSVRELADAVLVGSSLAGSGDLTRAARDLMRA; this is encoded by the coding sequence ATGTCAGACGGACCCCGCCCCCCCGTGCCCCTGAACCTGGACCGCGTGCCGGGCGTGCTGGGCCGCATCGTGCACGAACGCGCCGCCGACTACGCCGGAGCCGACCCGACCCTGGGCGGCGCCCGCCCTCGCACCCACCGCTTCGAGGCGGCGCTGCGCCAGCCGGGCCTGTCCCTGATCGCGGAGGTCAAACGCGCCAGCCCCAGCCAGGGCGCCATCGCGCCGCTGGACCCGCTGGACGCCGCGCTCGCGTATCAGGCGGGCGGCGCGCGTGCGATCAGTGTCCTGACCGAACCCCGCCACTTCGACGGGACCGCGCAGGCCCTGCGGGATGTGGTGGGCGGCGTCGCGGTTCCCGCGCTGCGCAAGGACTTCGTGGTTCACCCCGCTATGCTGCGCGAGGCCGCCGAGTGGGGCGCGTCGGCGGCGCTGCTGATGGTCAGCGTGCTGCACGAGGCCACCGCCGAGTATCTGCACATGGCGCATCACCTGGGCCTGGACGCGCTGGTGGAGGTCCACGACGAGCGCGAACTGGATATCGCGCTGGAGGCCGGTGCGCCGATCATCGGCGTGAACAACCGCGACCTGACCACCCTGCACATCGACCTCGCGGTCAGTCCGCGCCTGATCCGCCGCGCGCGTGACGCGGGCTTCACGGGCGTGCTCGTCGCCGAGAGCGGCTACCGCACCCCGCAGGACCTGGGCAGTGTCCGTGAACTGGCGGACGCCGTGCTGGTCGGCAGCAGTCTGGCGGGTAGCGGGGACCTGACCCGCGCCGCCCGCGACCTGATGCGCGCGTGA